A part of Leishmania major strain Friedlin complete genome, chromosome 11 genomic DNA contains:
- a CDS encoding acidocalcisomal pyrophosphatase produces the protein MSDDTRYMYPARKAHAMDLGSSLNPEGDQKQTWGSVASVADAMSPTAEIKPSAPQVTHFGTGLGMQSSTGDPTLQEADSDGDKTEAVNEFDLAAYSKEDLTQTLHKRIMSRMFSAFDVTQVGYLDINKLKELCVYVGRNMSQEASEKMFDELKGIDGHITFDVFWNWWTTYPDTKMTKDTFSLVSADFSVPYHQQQLKIKDEGEIFTPSYRVKYYFKDMETGLRRRVSPWHDVPLYVRDPVRTKPENIRANRYNFICEIPKWTRAKFEIATGEPFNPIKQDIKNGVPRFYKHGDMMWNYGAFPQTWESTEVIFEDGVSGDNDPIDGVEIGMRQMRVGEIHPVRILGVLGMIDDGQMDWKVICMSVNDPVARFIKDIDDIPKFLPGCLDALREWFRVYKICQGGVENKFAFNGEYKDKTYAMKVVDESHYMWENLRKIKKKEEV, from the coding sequence ATGTCCGATGACACGCGCTACATGTATCCAGCCCGTAAGGCTCACGCGATGGACCTCGGCTCGTCCCTCAATCCCGAGGGGGATCAGAAGCAGACGTGGGGGAGCGTTGCCTCCGTCGCGGATGCCATGTCGCCCACCGCGGAGATCAAGCCGAGCGCTCCGCAGGTGACGCACTTCGGCACCGGACTTGGCATGCAGAGCTCCACCGGCGACCCTACCTTGCAAGAAGCCGATAGCGATGGCGACAAGACCGAGGCCGTGAACGAGTTTGACCTGGCCGCCTACTCAAAGGAGGATCTCACGCAAACGTTGCATAAGCGGATCATGAGCCGCATGTTCTCTGCCTTCGACGTCACACAGGTAGGCTACTTGGACATCAACAAGCTCAAGGAGCTCTGCGTCTATGTTGGCCGCAACATGTCGCAGGAGGCCTCAGAGAAAATGTTCGATGAGCTCAAGGGCATCGACGGACACATCACGTTTGACGTCTTTTGGAATTGGTGGACGACCTACCCGGACACCAAGATGACCAAGgacaccttctctctcgtgtcCGCCGACTTCTCCGTGCCTTatcaccagcagcagctgaaaaTCAAAGACGAAGGTGAGATTTTCACCCCGAGCTACCGCGTGAAGTACTACTTCAAGGATATGGAGACGGGCCTACGCCGTCGCGTGAGTCCGTGGCACGACGTGCCGCTTTACGTGCGCGACCCGGTGCGCACAAAGCCGGAGAACATCCGCGCCAACCGCTACAACTTCATCTGCGAGATCCCGAAGTGGACACGCGCCAAGTTTGAGATTGCCACCGGCGAGCCGTTTAACCCCATCAAGCAGGACATCAAGAACGGTGTGCCGCGATTCTACAAGCACGGAGACATGATGTGGAACTACGGCGCCTTCCCGCAGACGTGGGAGAGCACGGAGGTGATCTTCGAGGACGGCGTCAGTGGCGACAACGACCCAATAGACGGCGTTGAAATCGGCATGCGCCAGATGCGCGTCGGCGAAATCCACCCTGTCCGCatcctcggcgtcctcggcATGATCGACGACGGACAGATGGACTGGAAGGTGATCTGCATGTCCGTCAATGACCCAGTCGCGCGCTTCATCAAAGACATCGACGACATCCCAAAGTTCTTGCCCGGCTGcctcgatgcgctgcgcgagTGGTTCCGGGTGTACAAGATTTGCCAAGGCGGGGTCGAGAACAAGTTTGCCTTCAACGGTGAATACAAGGACAAGACATACGCTATGAAGGTTGTGGACGAGTCGCACTACATGTGGGAGAACCTGCGCAAGATTAAGAAGAAGGAAGAGGTGTGA
- a CDS encoding putative opterin-4-alpha-carbinolamine dehydratase: MRRTAPLCAPKALSAPAVTQALQSLPGWRVNGNNQNAIERDYVFADFTEAMRYMNMVAPVCEKMQHHPCWSNIYNRLHVQLTTHDAGNKVTQADVDLAKAMNAAHEAMRRH; encoded by the coding sequence ATGCGTCGAACCGCTCCTCTCTGCGCACCCAAGGCCCTCTCGGCACCGGCGGTCACCCAGGCGCTTCAGTCGCTGCCGGGTTGGAGGGTGAACGGCAACAACCAAAACGCCATCGAGCGGGACTACGTCTTTGCCGACTTCACGGAGGCGATGCGCTACATGAACATGGTCGCGCCGGTTTGTGAAAAGATGCAGCATCATCCGTGCTGGTCAAACATATACAACCGCCTGCACGTGCAGCTGACGACGCACGACGCCGGCAACAAGGTGACGCAGGCGGACGTGGATCTGGCAAAGGCCATGAACGCGGCGCACGAAGCGATGCGCAGGCATTGA